The sequence GGTGTTTAAAAACAATGTTCAAGATCAAAAATATTGGACTTTAGGAATACAAATTGAATTAGGAAATTAGTTTCTGAATTAGTTATCAAAAGCGTGCTAAAAAGGCACGCTTTTTTTGTAGTTTTGTTTGTATAAATTTTAGAAGATTATAATGATTTCAAAAGCCACCATAGATGCCGTTTACGATGCAATTCGCGTTGAAGAAGTGATTGGCGACTTTGTTACATTAAAAAAAGCCGGTAGTAATTACAAAGGTTTAAGTCCGTTTGTGAATGAGAAATCGCCTTCGTTTATGGTTTCTCCAGCCAAACAAATTTGGAAAGATTTCAGTTCCGGAAAAGGCGGAAATGCAATTGCATTTATTATGGAGCACGAACATTTTACCTATCCAGAAGCAATCAGATATTTAGCTAAAAAGTACAATATCGAAATTGAAGAAACCGAACAAACGAACGAGGAAAAAGAACAAATGAACGAAAAGGAAAGTATGTTCTTGGTATCTGAATATGCCAAAAAATACTTTTCTAAAATCATGTTGCATTCAGACGAAGGTCAAGCCATTGGTTTGTCTTATTTCAAAGAACGTGGTTTTACCATGCAAACCATTGAAAAATTTGGGCTTGGATATTCGCCAGATTCTTGGGACGCATTTACCAATGATGCTTTAGGAAAAGGTTATCAGTTAGAATTTCTTGAAAAAACAGGATTAACGATTGTAAAAGAAGATAAGAAATTCGACCGATTTAAAGGGCGTGTGATGTTTCCGATTCAAAGTATGTCGGGACGCGTTTTAGGTTTTGGAGGACGAATTCTGACTAACGATAAAAAAGCTGCCAAATATTTAAATTCGCCAGAAAGTGATATTTACCATAAAAGTAAAGTCCTTTACGGAATTTTCCACGCCAAGCAATCCATCGCTAAATTAGATAATTGTTATTTGGTTGAAGGTTATACCGATGTGATTCAAATGCATCAAGCCGGAATTGAAAATGTGGTTGCTTCTTCAGGAACTGCTTTAACACCCGACCAAATCAGATTAATTAGCCGATTAACCAAAAATATTACCGTTCTTTTTGATGGTGATGCGGCAGGATTACGAGCTTCGATTCGTGGAATTGATTTGATTTTGGAAGCTGGAATGAACGTTCGTGTGTGTACATTTCCTGATGGTGATGACCCGGATAGTTTTGCTAAGAAAACACCGCATGACGAATTATTGAAATATTTCGAAGATAATGCAACCGATTTTATTCGTTTCAAAGCTTCGTTGTTGATGCAAGATGCAAAACACGATCCGATTAAAAAAGCCGATTTGATTCGCGATATGGTTTCGAGTATTTCTAAGATTCCAGACAATATTCAGCGTGAAGTTTACATTCAAGAAACGGCTCGAATTATGGATATTTCTGAAGATGTGCTTTTTAATACTTTGGCGCAAATCGGAAAAAAGGAACTTCAAGAAGCAAATAAAAAATTTGTTCAAGAAAAGAAATTTGAGGTTGTAAAAAAGCTTGAATCTCCAGAAGAAATCAAAAAAGAAAAAGTAGATATCATGTTCCTGTTGGAGCGAAAGATTATTGAAATTTTATTGATTTACGGAAATTACGAAGAAACGTTTAAAGAGTTGGTTTTACAAACTAATGAGATTGAAGAAACGGTTGAAGAAGTTTCTGTTAACGTAACCCGAAAAGTTTTTGACAAGGTTTATTTGAGCTTACAGGATGATGAGGTTGAGTTAAGTAATCCGTTATTCCGTGATATTTACAAAGATATTATTGCCTTTTATCACGAAAAAGGAACTTGGAATTTAGAAGAATATTTAACGCGTTTGAAACCAGAGTTCGCTGAAGAAATTACTTCGATTATTATGAACGAAGAAAAATATGAAGTACACGAATGGGAACGCCAACATATTTTTGTAAAAACCAAAGACCAAGGCGTTTCGCAATATGTTTTTGAAACGATTTTAACCTTACGATGGTATTTGGTAAATGAAATTATAAACGATATTAAAAATCAGTTGATGCAAAGCACTTCTGAAAATAATTTCGAAATTTTAACCGAAGCGGTTGATTATAATAAATTAGCAAATTCATTTTCTTATCAGTTAGGTCGTGTTATGTCACGATTTTAATATAAAAAGAGGAAATCTTAATTGTGTAAGATTTCCTCTTTTTTTGAGTTTTGTTTATTTTCTTGATTATATTAATTTGTGGATCAGTGGTAAAACTATTTCAATTCTTTTGGAATTTCACAAACCGGAATCGGATTCATTTTATGTTGGTTGATACGGTTTAAACGACTGTAAATTTTAAAAACTTCTAGCTCGCGTCCTTCAAAATCAGCTTCTGTTTTACCAGCTTCTTTAGCTAACATCGCTATTTCTAATTCGTCATAACTTGCGCCTAATTGGTCTTCATCAGAACGGTCGTCACCAAATAAACCATCGGTTGGTTTTGCAACTATAATACTTGACGGAACCTCTAAATATTTTGCTAATTCACGAACTTCAGACTTCATTAAATCTGCAATCGGGCTCACATCAACACCGCCATCACCATATTTTGTATAAAATCCAACACCAAAATCTTCCACTTTATTTCCTGTTCCAGCAACCAAAGCTTGATGAATTCCAGCAAAATAATATAAAGTAGTCATACGTAAACGCGCTCTTGTGTTGGCTAAAGTTAAGTTTAATCGCGCTTCATCTTCACCTTTTGGAAGTAAACTCGTCATCAAATCAAAAGTTGGAGTTAAGTCTGCAACAGCACTTGAAATATTTTCGAATTTCGATTTTAAAAAGGTAATATGTTCTTGCGCTCTTGAAACCTGACTTGCTGCTTGATGAATTGGCATTTCAATACAAAGTGTTGGTAAGCCAGTCATTGCACATAAAGTTGAAGTCAAGGCAGAATCAATTCCACCAGAAATTCCAACTACAAAACCTTTTACATGAGCGGTTTGCGCATAATCTTTTAACCAGTTAACTATAATTTCTGTTATTTCTTTATTTTTAAATGTTGTTGATGTCATAAAGTTGTATTGATTTTAGACAAGCTGTCTTATATTTGTAATTGAATTATAAAGTTATGAAATAATCTTGTTTTACAAACTATGAAAAAATATCTATTTGTGTTGTTTGCTGCTCTTGGATTGACTGCTTGTTCAGAGAAATCGAAAGTTGAAAGTGAAATATCTAAAGTTCCTGTTGACATTGAAGTACTTCGTTTTGATAAAGAATTCATTGAAACTCCAGATGCCGATTTTGCTATATTAAAACAAAAGTATCCGTTTTTATTACCTGCAAATGTAGCAGATGAAGAATGGATGGATAAGCGAAAAGATTCGTTATTTAATGTACTTTATAAAGAAGTTCAAACAAAATTTGCAGATACAAAACAATTGGAAGCTGATTTGATATCTTTGTTTCAGCATATTAAATATTATTTTCCGAATCAAAATCCTAAAAAAGTGGTTATGCTAATTTCAGAAGTAGATGTTGATGCGCGTACCATTTATGCAGATACTTTGTCTTTGATTTCTTTGGATGCATATTTAGGTAAGAACCATCGTTTTTATGAAGTTTTTGAAAGTTATACATTAAATGATTTTGAACCAACTCAAATAACCTCAGATTTGGCTCAAAGTTTTATTTCAACACAATTAAATCTTCCTCAAGACAGACAATTTTTAGCTCAAATGATTTATGAGGGTAAGATTTTATACGCTAAAGATTTGTTAATTCCGAATGATTCTGATGCTGTTAAAATAGGTTATACTCCAGAACAAATTACCTGGTGTGAAGAAAACGAATCGCAAATGTGGAAATATTTTATTGAAAATAAATTGCTTTATGATTCAGATTCAAAACTTTACAGTAGATTTTTACAAAAAGCACCTTTTTCAAAATTCTATCTAGATTTAGATGCAGAATCACCTGGAAGAGTTGGTGCTTGGGTTGGTTGGCAAATTGTTCGTTCGTATATGAAAAATAATAATGTAACTTTGCAAGAACTTTTTGCAACCGATGCAAAGACGATTTTTGATAATTCTAAATACAAACCTAAAAAGTAATGGGTAAATTAAATAAGTCTGAAATTAAAATTCAAGTTGAATTAGACGAAAACAAAGTTCCTGAAATTTTAAGATGGACAGCACCAGATGGTGGTGTTGAAAACGATACGGCAAAAGCAATGTTACTTTCTATTTGGGATAGTAAAGTACAAGAAACACTTCGAATTGATTTATGGACGAAAGATATGCCAGTTGATGAAATGAAAAAATTCTTTCATCAAACTTTAGTAGCCATGGCAGATACTTTTGAACGTGCAACCGATGATAAAAAAATGAGTGATACCATGCGTGATTTCTGTGCTTATTTTGCAGAAAAGCTTGAGTTACACAAATAATATAAAATCCGATAGTTAAAAAGCTATCGGATTTTTTTTATACAAAACTATCGTTCTTAAAAATATCTTTATTTATTTGGTCGATGTATTCTAAGATAGAATCTCTTCCTAATTCAGTTTCAGATGAAGTGATGAAATACGGAGGCATTTCTTCCCATTCACCAGCTAATAATGCCTTTTTGTAAGAAGCGACTAAGTTATTTACTTTACTTTTCGGAACTTTATCTGCTTTAGTGAAAATGATACTTAATGGAATTCCGTTTTCACCTAAATAAGTTAAAAATTCCAAATCTATTTTTTGTGGTTCATGTCTGATGTCTATTAAAACAAAAGCAGAAACTAATTGTTCTCTTTTTTCAAAATATTCAGTGATAAATTGTTGAAAAACAGATTTTGTTTTCTTTGAAACTTTAGCGTATCCGTATCCTGGTAAATCGACTAAAAACCAATTCGAATTGATTTTAAAGTGATTGATTAATTGTGTTTTTCCAGGTTTACTAGATGTTTTTGCTAAGTTTTTGTTATTGGTAAGCATGTTTATTAACGAAGATTTACCAACGTTAGAACGGCCAATAAAAGCATATTCCGGTAATGGTTCGTTCGGACATTTTGCAACATCCGAATTACTCACTACAAATTCTGCGGTATTAATTTTCATTCGTTAAAAATTTCTTTTTGTTAACCATTCGTCTAATAATTGATTGAATTCATCTGGATGTTCCATCATTGCAGCATGTCCACATTTATCAATCCAATATAAATCAGCGTCTGGTAATAATTCTTCAAATTCAACAGCAACATCCGGTGGAGTAACTATATCGTTTTTTCCCCAAATGATACAAGTTGGTGTATGCATTTTAGGTAGGTCTTTGGCCATGTTGTGACGAATAGCACTTTTTGCAATCGTTAATGTTTTTATCAATTTCATACGGTCATTTACCGTGGCAAAAACATCATCAACAACTTCTTTAGTTGCAATTTCTGGATTGTAGAAAACGTCTTGAGCTTTTTTCTTAATAAATTCGTAATCACCTCTTCTTGGGTACGAGTCGCCCATGGCACTTTCGTAAAGCCCCGAACTGCCTGTGATTACCATAGCTTTTACGTTTTCAGGATATAATTTTGTATGTAATAATGCAATATGACCACCAAGTGAATTTCCTAAAAGAATCACGTCTTTTAGTCCTAAATGTGTAATAAAATCATGTGTGAATTTAGCAAATGCTTTCACGCTTGTTTTTAAAATACTGTTTGTATAAATAGGTAATTCAGGTAAAATTACTCGATATCCTTTTTTTGGAAAATACTCAGAAACTCCGTCAAAATTACTCAAACCTCCCATTAATCCATGTAGGATAATAATTGGTTTTCCTTCGCCGTATTCTGCGTATCTAAATTTTCCTTCTTCTTTAATTATTCGCTTCATTTATTTTTTTGCGATTACAATAATACGCAAATATACTACTTTCAGATTGAATTATGTTTATATGTTTTTATGAAAATCTTTTTTTAATGTTTTAATAACATTTTTTTTAACAGTTTTTATTTTTGAAAATTATTCAGTTTTTGACTAAAATTCGAGAACATATTTGAAAATTATTAACAAAATCATAAATTCTTTAAAAAATGTTTGTTTGTTGTAAATGAGGTGGTTGTAAAAAACATAAGGCTTTTTTAGATTGTTGATAAAAAAACAAACAAAGTGGTAGAAAGTGGTAAAAAGTGGTAAAAAAATATTTACATTTGCTATAATCAAAATCAAAAAGTAAAGTTGAGTTCAATTGTAGGGACATACGAATGTAAAATCGATACCAAAGGAAGGGTGATGGTTCCTGCTTCATTAAAGAAGCAGATTCCTGCTATGTCTGATGGTTTTGTTTTAAAGCGTTCAGTGTTTGAAACTTGCGTTGAGTTGTGGCCGATGGCTGAGTGGGAATTGATGATGGTGAAAATCAATAAACTGAATCGATTTGTTCGAAAAAACGATTTGTTTGTTCGTAAGTTCATGGCAGGTGTAAAAACTGTTGAAATTGACGATGCGGGTAGATTATTGCTTTCAAAAGACTTAATTGATTTTGCTAAAATATCTAAAGATGTTGTTTTTTCGTCTAAAGTAAATGTTATTGAAATTTGGGACAAGC comes from Flavobacterium sp. I3-2 and encodes:
- the dnaG gene encoding DNA primase, whose product is MISKATIDAVYDAIRVEEVIGDFVTLKKAGSNYKGLSPFVNEKSPSFMVSPAKQIWKDFSSGKGGNAIAFIMEHEHFTYPEAIRYLAKKYNIEIEETEQTNEEKEQMNEKESMFLVSEYAKKYFSKIMLHSDEGQAIGLSYFKERGFTMQTIEKFGLGYSPDSWDAFTNDALGKGYQLEFLEKTGLTIVKEDKKFDRFKGRVMFPIQSMSGRVLGFGGRILTNDKKAAKYLNSPESDIYHKSKVLYGIFHAKQSIAKLDNCYLVEGYTDVIQMHQAGIENVVASSGTALTPDQIRLISRLTKNITVLFDGDAAGLRASIRGIDLILEAGMNVRVCTFPDGDDPDSFAKKTPHDELLKYFEDNATDFIRFKASLLMQDAKHDPIKKADLIRDMVSSISKIPDNIQREVYIQETARIMDISEDVLFNTLAQIGKKELQEANKKFVQEKKFEVVKKLESPEEIKKEKVDIMFLLERKIIEILLIYGNYEETFKELVLQTNEIEETVEEVSVNVTRKVFDKVYLSLQDDEVELSNPLFRDIYKDIIAFYHEKGTWNLEEYLTRLKPEFAEEITSIIMNEEKYEVHEWERQHIFVKTKDQGVSQYVFETILTLRWYLVNEIINDIKNQLMQSTSENNFEILTEAVDYNKLANSFSYQLGRVMSRF
- the nadE gene encoding NAD(+) synthase is translated as MTSTTFKNKEITEIIVNWLKDYAQTAHVKGFVVGISGGIDSALTSTLCAMTGLPTLCIEMPIHQAASQVSRAQEHITFLKSKFENISSAVADLTPTFDLMTSLLPKGEDEARLNLTLANTRARLRMTTLYYFAGIHQALVAGTGNKVEDFGVGFYTKYGDGGVDVSPIADLMKSEVRELAKYLEVPSSIIVAKPTDGLFGDDRSDEDQLGASYDELEIAMLAKEAGKTEADFEGRELEVFKIYSRLNRINQHKMNPIPVCEIPKELK
- the gldB gene encoding gliding motility lipoprotein GldB, with translation MKKYLFVLFAALGLTACSEKSKVESEISKVPVDIEVLRFDKEFIETPDADFAILKQKYPFLLPANVADEEWMDKRKDSLFNVLYKEVQTKFADTKQLEADLISLFQHIKYYFPNQNPKKVVMLISEVDVDARTIYADTLSLISLDAYLGKNHRFYEVFESYTLNDFEPTQITSDLAQSFISTQLNLPQDRQFLAQMIYEGKILYAKDLLIPNDSDAVKIGYTPEQITWCEENESQMWKYFIENKLLYDSDSKLYSRFLQKAPFSKFYLDLDAESPGRVGAWVGWQIVRSYMKNNNVTLQELFATDAKTIFDNSKYKPKK
- the gldC gene encoding gliding motility protein GldC encodes the protein MGKLNKSEIKIQVELDENKVPEILRWTAPDGGVENDTAKAMLLSIWDSKVQETLRIDLWTKDMPVDEMKKFFHQTLVAMADTFERATDDKKMSDTMRDFCAYFAEKLELHK
- the yihA gene encoding ribosome biogenesis GTP-binding protein YihA/YsxC; this encodes MKINTAEFVVSNSDVAKCPNEPLPEYAFIGRSNVGKSSLINMLTNNKNLAKTSSKPGKTQLINHFKINSNWFLVDLPGYGYAKVSKKTKSVFQQFITEYFEKREQLVSAFVLIDIRHEPQKIDLEFLTYLGENGIPLSIIFTKADKVPKSKVNNLVASYKKALLAGEWEEMPPYFITSSETELGRDSILEYIDQINKDIFKNDSFV
- a CDS encoding alpha/beta fold hydrolase; translation: MKRIIKEEGKFRYAEYGEGKPIIILHGLMGGLSNFDGVSEYFPKKGYRVILPELPIYTNSILKTSVKAFAKFTHDFITHLGLKDVILLGNSLGGHIALLHTKLYPENVKAMVITGSSGLYESAMGDSYPRRGDYEFIKKKAQDVFYNPEIATKEVVDDVFATVNDRMKLIKTLTIAKSAIRHNMAKDLPKMHTPTCIIWGKNDIVTPPDVAVEFEELLPDADLYWIDKCGHAAMMEHPDEFNQLLDEWLTKRNF
- the mraZ gene encoding division/cell wall cluster transcriptional repressor MraZ codes for the protein MSSIVGTYECKIDTKGRVMVPASLKKQIPAMSDGFVLKRSVFETCVELWPMAEWELMMVKINKLNRFVRKNDLFVRKFMAGVKTVEIDDAGRLLLSKDLIDFAKISKDVVFSSKVNVIEIWDKQLYEDILNDDFDFGDLAEEVMGNLDDNGE